The Oscillospiraceae bacterium genome contains a region encoding:
- a CDS encoding fructoselysine 6-kinase — protein sequence MPKLLAVGVGLVDVYAFERRMYPGGNELNVAWYARELGAESSFMGVLGSDQAGKLLARLCREKGIDLTRSRFKQGQSNFALVELIKGERIFTGISKNGVTDLYPVRCGPEDLAYAACHDLICASYASRLRREDLAALAGTKIPLCYDFNDDFTEEEMKELCPLASFGLFSCGHCETGEAARAVLRRACSFGCGTAVATLGAEGSLVLAGGQFYTEPALPVQAVDTMGAGDSFWAAFLVNWFKDVQTHGAPDVQGAMRAASAFAGKNVCRRGSLGFGMPADLAALGEIRPL from the coding sequence TTGCCCAAATTGCTGGCTGTGGGCGTGGGCCTTGTGGACGTATACGCCTTTGAGCGCAGGATGTACCCGGGCGGCAATGAGCTGAATGTGGCCTGGTATGCCCGGGAGCTGGGAGCGGAGAGCTCTTTTATGGGCGTGCTGGGCAGCGACCAGGCGGGTAAGTTGCTGGCCCGCCTGTGCAGGGAAAAAGGCATCGATCTTACCCGCAGCCGGTTTAAGCAGGGGCAGAGCAATTTTGCCTTGGTGGAGCTTATAAAGGGCGAGCGGATTTTCACCGGCATCAGCAAAAACGGCGTGACAGACCTGTACCCCGTGCGATGCGGACCGGAAGACCTTGCTTATGCCGCCTGCCACGACCTGATCTGCGCCAGTTATGCCTCGCGCCTGCGGCGGGAGGACCTTGCCGCATTGGCAGGCACAAAGATCCCGCTGTGCTATGATTTCAACGACGATTTCACGGAAGAAGAAATGAAGGAGCTCTGCCCCCTGGCCTCGTTTGGCCTTTTCAGCTGTGGGCATTGCGAAACCGGGGAGGCCGCCCGCGCCGTTCTGCGCCGGGCCTGCAGCTTTGGCTGCGGCACAGCCGTGGCTACCTTGGGGGCAGAAGGCTCGCTGGTGCTGGCCGGCGGCCAGTTTTATACAGAGCCCGCCCTGCCTGTGCAGGCAGTGGATACGATGGGCGCGGGCGATTCGTTCTGGGCGGCGTTTTTGGTGAACTGGTTTAAAGATGTGCAAACGCACGGCGCGCCGGATGTGCAAGGGGCAATGCGGGCCGCCAGCGCTTTTGCCGGCAAAAATGTGTGCCGGCGGGGCAGTTTGGGGTTCGGTATGCCGGCGGATTTGGCTGCGCTGGGCGAAATAAGACCGCTGTGA
- a CDS encoding sugar isomerase produces the protein MNVKDIVTDIAAKSKTRGKVDGVYFVACGGSLLALYPARYLLERESRTLKVGHYTANEFVHAAPKSLTKNSIAVFCSLMGTPETEDACQTAKDAGACTISFCGNPEARMAKIADYVVPFKSIAKSGTRYMESNAAPALQLAFELLHQLEDYPHYEQAMQAFAMLDDITEDAQRYFAPRAEQFAAQHQQDGLINILAGGPALGVGYGFSICSLMEMQWINAPLINTGEFFHGPFEIVDRQAPFVVFLTEGRNRPVDERALGFLQQYGGRITVVDAKELGINRMNDAVCEYFNHFVLDAAQRLILDKLAAARKHDWMSRRYMWHVKY, from the coding sequence ATGAACGTAAAAGACATTGTGACAGACATCGCGGCGAAGAGCAAAACGCGGGGGAAGGTGGACGGGGTATATTTTGTAGCCTGTGGTGGTTCGCTGCTGGCACTATATCCGGCCCGCTACCTGCTGGAACGCGAGAGCAGGACCTTGAAGGTGGGGCATTACACGGCGAACGAATTTGTGCATGCAGCCCCCAAAAGCCTCACGAAAAACTCCATTGCTGTTTTTTGCTCTCTGATGGGCACCCCCGAAACCGAAGACGCCTGCCAAACGGCGAAGGATGCCGGAGCCTGCACCATCTCGTTCTGCGGCAACCCTGAGGCGCGCATGGCAAAAATCGCGGACTACGTAGTCCCCTTCAAAAGCATTGCAAAAAGCGGTACCAGGTATATGGAAAGCAACGCCGCCCCGGCGCTTCAGCTGGCCTTTGAGCTTTTGCATCAGTTGGAGGATTACCCCCACTATGAGCAGGCGATGCAGGCATTTGCCATGCTGGACGATATCACAGAGGATGCCCAGCGCTATTTTGCTCCCCGCGCCGAACAGTTTGCCGCCCAACATCAGCAGGACGGGCTGATCAATATCCTTGCGGGCGGCCCCGCCCTGGGGGTAGGATATGGATTTTCCATCTGCAGCCTGATGGAGATGCAGTGGATCAACGCCCCGCTCATCAACACCGGCGAATTTTTCCACGGACCCTTTGAGATCGTGGACCGGCAGGCGCCCTTTGTGGTGTTTTTGACCGAGGGGCGCAACCGCCCGGTGGATGAGCGTGCTCTGGGCTTTTTGCAGCAATACGGCGGCCGCATTACGGTGGTGGACGCCAAAGAGCTGGGCATCAACCGCATGAACGACGCAGTGTGTGAATACTTCAATCATTTTGTGCTGGATGCGGCGCAGCGGCTGATCCTGGACAAGCTTGCCGCGGCCCGCAAACACGATTGGATGAGCCGCCGCTATATGTGGCATGTAAAATACTGA
- a CDS encoding GntR family transcriptional regulator, protein MQNQDLANTALLHKQVENALRQEIESGIWAVGDRIPSEAQLSEKYGVSRVTVRNAISRLVEDGLLVRLQGKGTFVSSHPIQSNVRVSRSFTAICEMQGRTAGAKLMDLQLCEPNAQQAAFLGLAPGERVLRLKRLRLVDEIPLVIETNYFPESFSFLMREELSGSLYRLLAQKYQITAAQSRMVVGVCRAGAEHVRWLGVAQSAPLLFNRSEVFDQAGTPLHLAEQAVRVDLPEIFQYYV, encoded by the coding sequence ATGCAGAATCAAGATTTAGCCAATACCGCGCTGCTGCACAAACAGGTGGAGAATGCGCTGCGGCAGGAGATCGAGAGCGGGATTTGGGCCGTGGGGGACCGCATCCCCTCCGAGGCACAGCTCAGCGAAAAATATGGGGTAAGCCGCGTTACAGTGCGCAACGCGATCTCCCGCCTGGTGGAGGACGGGTTGTTGGTGCGCCTGCAAGGCAAGGGGACCTTTGTGTCCAGCCACCCAATCCAGAGCAATGTGCGCGTCAGCCGCAGTTTTACGGCCATCTGCGAGATGCAGGGCCGCACAGCCGGCGCAAAGCTGATGGACCTGCAGCTGTGTGAGCCAAACGCGCAGCAAGCGGCTTTTCTGGGCCTTGCGCCGGGCGAGCGGGTGCTTCGGCTGAAACGCCTGCGCCTGGTGGATGAGATTCCCCTTGTGATCGAAACGAACTATTTCCCGGAGTCTTTTTCCTTTTTGATGCGGGAGGAACTGAGCGGTTCGCTTTACCGGCTGCTGGCGCAGAAATACCAGATCACCGCAGCACAGAGCCGCATGGTGGTGGGGGTGTGCCGGGCGGGGGCCGAACATGTGCGCTGGCTGGGTGTGGCCCAGAGCGCCCCGCTGCTGTTCAACCGCAGCGAGGTGTTCGACCAGGCGGGAACACCGCTCCATTTGGCCGAACAGGCGGTGCGGGTGGACCTTCCGGAAATCTTTCAATATTACGTTTAA
- a CDS encoding prenyltransferase yields the protein MGIKERYAADIAAILARQGDNGGALWATADRRLLKGAPFSTLECVDYLLELGLSPADPPLPAAAQLILGAWRPDGRFRVYPQGAIYPCQTIWAALTLCRLGYAGDERLQATFRQLLADRWADGGWRCNKFSYGRGPETEASNPHPTLLALDLFRYASGSAQENALDDAVEFLLAHWVTRKPLGPCHYGIGSLFMQVEYPFRNYNLFYYVYVLSFYEKARRDERFIQAFEALRAKTRRGQMVVERVVPKLAKLEFCKKGEPSELATRRYREILQNLGLEK from the coding sequence ATGGGAATTAAAGAGCGCTATGCTGCCGATATCGCGGCGATCCTGGCCCGCCAGGGGGACAATGGCGGGGCGCTTTGGGCTACGGCGGACCGCCGCCTGCTCAAGGGCGCGCCTTTTTCCACCCTGGAATGTGTGGATTATCTGTTGGAGCTGGGCCTTTCACCCGCCGACCCTCCCCTGCCCGCCGCTGCGCAGCTGATCCTGGGCGCCTGGCGGCCGGATGGGCGCTTCCGCGTTTACCCCCAAGGGGCGATTTACCCCTGCCAAACCATTTGGGCGGCCTTGACGCTCTGCCGGCTGGGCTATGCGGGGGACGAGCGGCTGCAGGCCACCTTTCGCCAGCTGCTGGCAGACCGATGGGCGGACGGAGGCTGGCGGTGCAACAAATTCAGCTACGGGCGCGGCCCGGAAACCGAGGCCTCCAACCCACACCCCACCTTGCTGGCGCTGGATCTGTTTCGTTATGCTTCGGGCAGCGCGCAGGAAAACGCACTGGACGATGCGGTGGAATTTCTTTTGGCCCACTGGGTGACCCGCAAGCCCCTGGGGCCATGCCACTACGGAATCGGTTCGCTGTTCATGCAGGTGGAATACCCCTTCCGAAATTACAATCTGTTCTATTACGTCTATGTGCTCTCATTTTATGAAAAGGCGCGGAGGGACGAGCGATTTATACAGGCGTTCGAAGCGCTGCGCGCCAAAACAAGGCGGGGGCAGATGGTGGTAGAACGAGTGGTGCCAAAGCTGGCGAAACTGGAATTTTGTAAAAAGGGCGAGCCCAGCGAGCTTGCGACCCGGCGCTACCGGGAAATATTGCAGAATCTGGGGCTGGAAAAATAA